One stretch of Vulpes lagopus strain Blue_001 chromosome X, ASM1834538v1, whole genome shotgun sequence DNA includes these proteins:
- the LOC121482689 gene encoding LOW QUALITY PROTEIN: melanoma-associated antigen 10-like (The sequence of the model RefSeq protein was modified relative to this genomic sequence to represent the inferred CDS: inserted 1 base in 1 codon) — translation MPCSSKHLHLTFEPDIQAQSEIQDLEVSHVLIAEVKKETSSMSSCSFNFSSPSTASSLCSSPVIPVSLEEEKEEKPAATLSPLQSPQSSCSLSTSWSTSDGVSDSPGEEDTSSLKTSIDIASLPRDPLNEKVVDLVHFMILKHQLKEPITKVEVLKVVIKRYKKQFPVIFKKASKFLEVIYGIDVKEVDPTTHFYVLVNSLEVTHEEMLSDNQSMLKXGLLIIILGVIFMEDNCALEEDIWDFLNIMGVYAGREHFLYGEPRKFITRDWVQENYLETPNRDPPCYGFLWGPRAHADTSKMKVLGFLAKVKGTNSTSVSCWYEGALRDEGVRAQTRIGSMDNTTACSLHRIIPQILGPD, via the exons ATGCCTTGCTCTTCAAAGCATCTACATCTCACATTTGAGCCAGACATTCAGGCCCAGAGTGAGATACAGGACCTGGAAGTATCACATGTTCTCATAGCTGAGGTGAAGAAGGAGACTTCCTCTATGTCCTCTTGCTCTTTTaacttctcctccccctccactgCCTCCTCCCTGTGTTCCTCTCCTGTGATCCCAGTCTCCctagaagaggagaaggaagagaaacctGCTGCAACACTGAGTCCTCTCCAGAGTCCTCAGAGCTCCTGCTCCTTATCCACATCGTGGAGCACATCAGATGGAGTCTCAGACAGCCCAGGAGAAGAAGATACAAGTTCACTGAAGACGTCAATAGACATTGCATCTTTGCCCAGAGACCCACTAAATGAGAAAGTGGTTGATTTGGTGCATTTCATGATCCTCAAGCATCAACTGAAGGAGCCCATCACAAAGGTAGAAGTGCTGAAGGTTGTCATTAAAAGGTACAAGAAACAATTCCCTGTGATCTTCAAGAAAGCTTCCAAGTTTTTGGAGGTGATCTATGGCATTGATGTGAAGGAGGTGGACCCGACCACCCACTTCTATGTCCTTGTCAACTCATTGGAGGTAACCCATGAGGAGATGCTTAGCGACAACCAGAGCATGCTTA ACGGTCTCCTGATAATCATCCTGGGTGTGATCTTCATGGAGGACAATTGTGCCCTTGAGGAAGACATCTGGGATTTTCTGAATATAATGGGAGTGTATGCTGGGAGGGAGCATTTCCTTTATGGGGAGCCCAGGAAGTTCATCACCAGAGATTGGGTGCAGGAGAATTACCTGGAGACGCCTAACAGGGATCCTCCATGCTATGGATTCTTGTGGGGTCCCAGGGCTCATGCTGACACCAGTAAGATGAAAGTGCTGGGATTTTTGGCCAAGGTCAAAGGGACTAACTCCACTTCCGTCTCATGCTGGTATGAGGGGGCTTTAAGAGATGAGGGAGTGAGGGCTCAAACCAGAATTGGCTCCATGGATAATACTACTGCATGTTCCTTGCATAGAATCATTCCCCAGATTCTCGGGCCTGACTGA